TGTCCTCACTGATGGCGGCCTGGATGCGCATCAGCTCTTCGCGGCGGGCTTCCTTCACCCCCTCGGGAACCTGGTCGTCCATTTCCGCGGCGGGCGTGCCTTCCTCGGCTTGATACGCGAACACTCCCAGATGCGTGAACCGGGTCTCGCGCACAAAATCACAAAGCGCATCAAAATGAGCATCCGTTTCCCCCGGGTAGCCCACGATCATGCTGGTGCGCAGGGCCGGATCATCGAAATGCTGCCGCACCCGGTCGATGACCCGGCGAGGATCACGCGCAAAGGGGCGGCCCATGGTCTTGAGCACATCGGGATGGGCATGTTGCATGGGGATATCAAAATAGGGCAGAAACGGACGGCCCGCATCGGCCAGGAAAGAAAGCAGATCGTCGGTGAGACCAGCGGGATACAGATACATGAGCCGCAACCATTCCAGCCCTTGAATGGGCAAAAGCCGCTCCAGCAGGGTGCGCAGATCCCAATCCACCGGCAAATCCGAGCCGTAGGAGGCCACGTCCTGGGCCACGAGCACCAGCTCCGGCACGCCCTGGAGGATCAGATCCTCGGCTTCGGCCGCCAGGCTTTCCACGCCGAAACTCGTCTGCGGGCCGCGAATGTCCGGAATGGTACAGAACGCACAACGGTGGGAGCAGCCCTCCCCGATCTTCAAATACGCGTAGGCCGGGCCAGTGGAGAGGCGACGCGGCAAGTCGGGATCAGCGTCTCGGGCCAGACTCCCGCGCACCAGTTCCGGCCAGCGGTCCATCTCCCGCGTGGTCAGCCAGATGTCCACATCGGGCATCTCATGCATAAGCTCCTGCCCGTAGCGGCTGACCAGACATCCGGCCACAGCCAGCACCGGACGCGGCTCCATGCCCGCGATGGTTTCCTGTACCGCCAGGATGGCGTCCACGGACTCCTCCACGGCCGGACGAATGAAGCCGCAGGTGTTGATAAGCACCAGATCGGCGTTTTCCGGATGACCCGCCGGGACCACCTCGGGACCGAGACTGCCGAGCAGTCGCTCGGTGTCCACACGGTTTTTGGGGCAGCCGAGGCTCACGGCATGCACTCTCAGGGTATTGCTGTTCATGGCCCGCATGTACTCCAAAGCCCGGCGGCTGAAAAGCCCGCAAATCACGGCCCGGCCCTTGCGCTTCCGGCGTGATGCGGTATACTGACGATACTTTTCTTCGTTCAAGGGGCACAAATGAGCGAACAGCAGACCAACCATCAATCCTTGGAATATCAAGTGGGCATTGTGGGAGACCGGCGCTCTCTGGCCGTGTTTCGCGACTCCCTGGGCCACGGCACCTGCCAGGGCATCCTGGAACGGACCAATGTCCGGGCCACGGCCCTATTCAACGAATCCACCCATACCCAGGAAGCGCTTCCCGGAATTCCCGCCTACGGTGATTACCAGGAAATGCTTTCCCAGCACCCGGAAATCAACCTCGTACTGGAAACCAGCGGCTTGCCCCGCAATGTCGCGGCACTGCGTGGAGACCTGCCCAGCCGGGTCATTCTGGTGGAGCGGGCCGCAGCCGGGTTCTTTCTGCATCTTTTCCCGCCCGAAGAGTTGTGGAAGGCCTGCCGCATGGACCTGAACGCCACCCAGTCCCTGCTGTCCACGGTCATTGACCAGTTGCCGGAAGACATCCTTTTTCTGGATACGGACGGCTTGATCATCGGCGTCAATCAATCCGTGCTGCACGACCTCGGCCTACCACGGCGGGAAATCATGGGACGCCGGGTCAAGGATATCTTCCAGGGCATGGAAACCCATCGGGACGCGACCAGCTGCCCCGCCGAGGAACCCCTGGAACGCACCCTGCGCACGGCCCAACCTCAGGAAGCGCTCTGCACCAGCGTGGATCCTTTCGGTCGTATGCACTACTTTCGGGTATACACTTCGCCCATCCTTGAAGATGGGGTACTCAGCCGCGTTGTGTTCATCCGGCGGGACATCACCCAGCGAACGGAAATGGAAAACCGACTCCAGCAATCCGAAAAGCTGGCCTCCATCGGCGAGCTTTCCACCTACATCGCCCATGAAATCCGCAATCCCCTGTTCGCCATTTCCGGATTCGCCAACTCCCTGCTGCGGGGGGACAATCTGGACGAAGCCACGCAAAACAAGCTCGGCATTATTTTGGATGAATCAAAACGCCTGGACACCATCCTGAAAAGCATCCTCAACTTCACCCGGCCCACGGAGCAGCGTGAAACCGAATGCAACGTGCTGGCCGTGGCCCGCGAGACCATGGACGTCATGGACCTGGCCGCCCGGTCGCAAAAAATACAGACCAGCCTGGAGGGCCGGCCCGGCCTGCCCCAGGTCCGCGCGGACCCGGAACTCATCAAGCAATGCCTGATCAACCTGATCAAAAACTCCCTGGAAGCCATGCCCGACGGCGGCGAACTGCGCATCTCGGCCCGGCTCAGAAAGGGATTTGTGGCTCTGCGCGTGGCCGACACGGGCCACGGCATCCCCGCCAACATCCGCGACCGCGTGTTCAGCCCGTTCTTCAGCACCAAAGGCAAGGGCGCGGGTCTGGGGCTGGCCATGATTCGTAAGATCATGGACGACATTGGCGGAGACGTGACCCTGACCAGCCGGGAAGGCGACGGCACCCAGATCACCCTGCTGCTGCCTCCGCTCCTGGCGGTTGCCAAGCCGTCCGACGAGGGGTAATAATCCTCTGCATTCCTTGCCCTGCGTCCCTGCGCCTGCTGTTGTTCCCCCGCGGCCGGTTCCAGCGGGTCGCTGGGCATGGCTCTGTCCTCGGCCCCACATCCACCCCACCAATCCCGCTAGGAGGCAATCCGTGCGCGCTGTTGTTCTGGCCACCCGCAATCAAGGTAAAATCCGTGAATTTTCCGCCCTGCTCCACAATCTCGGCATGGAGGTCAAAGGGTTGGACCAATTCCCGGAAATCGGCGACATCCCGGAAACCGGCGCCACCTTTTTGGAAAACGCCCGCATCAAGGCAGAGGCCGTGGCCAAGGCCACCGGCCTGATCGCCGTGGCCGACGACTCCGGGCTGGCCGTGGACGCCCTGGACGGCGCACCCGGCGTCCACTCGGCCCGCTACGCCGGAGAGCACGGCGACGCCGATGCCAACAACGCCAAACTCCTCGACGCGCTGGACAACCTGCCTGACGAGCAGCGCACCGCCCGATTCGTCTGCTGCATGTACGCCTGCACACCGGACGGCACCGCGATCCACGCCCAGGAAAGCTGGGAAGGACGCATCGCGCATGGCTATTCGGGCCAAAGCGGGTTTGGATATGACCCCATCTTCTTTGATCCGGAATTGGGCCGCACCGCTGCGGAAATGGCGCCTGATGAAAAGAACGCCCGCTCCCACCGTGGCAAGGCATTGGCCAAACTCCTCCAGCAATGGCCCGGTTTTCTGGCGCAGGTGGCGGAATAGCTGCTTTTCGGCCCTTGTCTTGCATGCATCCTCGCACCAGCCCGTGGCCGCTCGGAAGCACGCCCCGGTCCATGCACGGCAACCCTGCGTTTTCCGGCCGGATCGGTGATGATGGGCAGATCCCCTGCCAGGTTCCTGCGGCGGTACACGGCATGTTTTTGACGTCCCCGGGCTGACGTGTGCCGGGCTTGTGACGCGCTACCGCGCCGCACCCCGTCGCACCACACAAGGGAACGAGTCATCAACCGCGTATTTCCGGCTCCCGGGCCGGAATTTCGGAGGCCGTCCATGATCAATTCCAACGGCACCACCAACTATGCCGTCATCCTGGCCGCAGGCAGCGGCGAACGTATGGGCTTTTCCACGCCCAAACAATTCCTCAAGCTTGCGGGCCGTACCGTCATCGAACACACCCTGGCCGCGTTTCAGGACCATCCCCTGATCCATGAAATCTTCATCGTGGTATCGCCCAAGGACCGACTCTACCTTGAGGAACTGCTGCTCAAAAATCCCGTGCCCAAGGTCACCCGCATCCTGGGCGGCGGCGCCACCCGCAAGGACAGCTCCTGGGCCGGAGTGGGCGCCATTCCCGCTGACGCGCTCGACCATGCCAACATCCTCATGCACGACGCGGTGCGTCCCTTCGTGACCCGGCGGATCATCACGGAGACCATTGAGGCGCTCCAGCATCACGAGGCCGTGGATGTGGCCGTGCCTGCCGTGGATACGATTATTTCCGTGGACGACGAAAATTTCATCCGCGACATTCCGGACCGCTCCGCCCTGCGCCGCGGCCAGACCCCCCAGGGGTTCCGCGCCGCTGTGCTCAAAAAGGCGCACGAACTCTCCCACGCGGATCCGGATTGCAGCGTGACGGACGACTGCAAGCTTATCCTGAAGTATAATCTCGGGGACGTGTTCGTGGTCCGTGGTGAGGAAAAAAACATCAAAATCACCTATCCGGAAGATTTGTTCCTGGCGGACAAAATTTTCCAGGTCAACTCCTCGGCCCTGGAGGACGGTCCTCCGCTGCGACGCATTCAGGATAAGGTCGTGACCGTGTTCGGCGCCACCAAGGGCATTGGCCAGGCCGTCATGGAACTGGGGGAACACTACGGCGGCCGGATGCACGGCTTTGCCGCCTCCTCCGGGTGCGACGTTTCCAACCCCGAGGACGTGCGCCTGGCCCTGCAACACGTCATGCAGACCGAAGGACGCATCGACGCAGTGGTGAACACGGCGGGAATCCTTCGCTCCGGCCGACTGGCCGATCGTGATCCCGCGGACATTGAACGGGAAATCGCGGTGAACTATCTCGGTTCCATCAACGTGGTACGCGCCGCCCTTCCGCTGCTGCAAGCCACCCGGGGGGGCATCTGCCTGTTCACGTCCAGCTCCTTTACCCGGGGCCGCAGCCTCTACACGATCTATTCCTCATCCAAGGCCGCCATCGTGAATCTGGTGCAGGGTGTGGCCGAAGAAGCCGCACCCCAGGGCGTGCGCATCAACGCCATCAATCCCGAACGCACGGCCACGCCCATGCGCGTGGAAAATTTCGGGCCGGAACCGCCGGAATCGCTGCTCACGGCCCGGGCCGTGGCCGAGGCCACCATCAAAACCCTGTTTGCAAACTTTTCCGGAACCGTCGTGGACGTGCGGCGTTCGTCCGCCTCCCTTTAGAATCGCGTCCCTTTTTTGAAACCGGACCGGTTGAACAGAACGAAACCATAGAAGTAGGCCACATGGAACTGGATGCCAAAACCCTTGCCCTGCTGCACCGCGTGGCCCGGCTCACCCCTGCGCAGCCCCGCCGCGTAGCCGTCATGGGCCGGGGGCAAGGCAGCTTCGGCGGCAATGCCAAGTACGCCTTTCTGCACCTGCTGACCAATGCCCCGGATCTGGACACGTTCTTTGTGACCCTGGATCCGGGAACCTACCGCGAACTTCGGTCTGCGGGTCTGCCCTGCGAACTGTTTCCCCAGGGCGATTCCGTGCAGCGTATCGCCTCGGCAGGCACATTTCTTGCCGACGACTTCCATTTCAAGGATTCCCCGCTCGCGCCCCTGCTGCACAACGCGCGCATCGTCCAGCTCTGGCATGGCGTGGGCTTTAAAAAAATCGGATTCCTTGAGGCTGAGTCCGGTCTGGACCTTACCACGGAGCGACGCGACTACCTGCGCCGTATGTATTCCGGCTATGATGCCCTGGTCTCCACCTCCCCGTTCTACACCGAACATCTCTTTTCCACCTGCTTTGAAAGCCGGGAGATCATTGAAACCGGGTATCCACGCAACGACGTATTTTTCCGCCGTCCCACCCGCCAGGATATGATCTGCTCCAGCCCGGAACTGTACGGCCAGGTGCGCCGTCTGGCCAAGGAGCGTACCGTGGCCCTGTTCGTCCCCACCTTTCGCGACGGCGGCGGGGACTTCATCACCCAGGCTGCCTTGGATCTGCCCGCCCTGGATGCCCAGCTCGGCAGCATCAATACGACCCTGGTCCTCAAGATGCACAGCTTCAGCAACCATTACCAGGGGCTGCGCTTCCAAAACATCCTGCACTGCCCCAACCATCTGGACATCTATCCGCTCATGCCCCTGTTCCACGGGCTGATTACCGACTATTCCTCCATCTTCACGGATCACCTGCTGCTGGACAAGCCACAGATCTTCTTTCCCTACGACTGGGACGACTACACCGGAGCCAACCGCGAACTGCAATTCGACTACGACTGGATTACGCCCGGTCCCAAGGCCCGCGACCAACAAGCCCTGTTGGAAGCCCTGCAAGACCTGGCCGCCGCCCGGGACACGCACCAGGAAAAGCGGCATGAAATCGCCAGACTCGCCTTTTCCGACCATGATGGCAACGCGGGACAACGCCTGCTGGACCGAATGCGCGGCTGGATGCGCTGAGCAGCCGAACAAGCGGCGTTCACCCCGCGCAAGGCGACCCGTGCCGCCCCGCAGGATCCAACATTGAACCGGTGTTTTTTACGTTCACTTGTCTTGACTTTAGATTGAAAATGAATTTCATTATCTATCAATTCGTGCCACGGATTCGCCAACGCCATCATCCGCTGCTTTTTGGACGCAGCAACACTTGATGGCCCTTACCTTCACAATCCTGTTGCAACAACCCGACACTATTTTCCCACCAACGAAAAGGAGAGACCATGCTGGTCACCACACCGCAAACCGACTTTGAACCTATTCATTCCATGCTGATGAATAACTCATTGTCATCCAAGGCCATTATAGGTGCCGTGGAACTGCACATTTTCGACCGTCTGGATGGACGCGCCCTGACAGCGGCAGCCCTTGCCGAGGAAGGAGGATGGGTGACCACAAGGCTGGAACCGCTGCTGGACATTTTGGTGGCGGCGGACCTGCTCACCCGAAACAACGGGGAATACACCAACACCCCGGTCGCGTCCGAATTTCTCGTGACCACGGCCCCCCTCTATCAAGGCGATTGCATGGCTCTGACCATGCGCTTTGCATCCAGCGTTGAAAACGCCATTGCCGAACTCGTGGCAGGCGGCGAAGTGGACCGTACCGAAGCGGACAACGGCTGGGCGCTGGAAAAGGTCATGGAGGGAACGGCCCAGGATGCCTGCGGCGTGGCCCTGCCCCGTGTGGTGCAGCTCGTTGCCGGGCTGCCGGGGTTCCACGATTTTCGAACTATGGCCGACGTCGGCGGCAACCATGGACACTACACCATGGGCGTGTTGGAACAAAACCCGGACATGCGGGGAACGATTTTCGATCTGCCCCATGTGGCCGAGCAGTCACGGCTGCGTTGCGAACGGTTCGGCTTTGGCGACCGCATTGCAACACAGGGACTGGACTTCCGTAAGCAAGCTTTGCCCGCCGGACAATTCGACCTCATTTTGATGTCCCATATCCTTTACGGCTTCAAGGGAGACCTGGGTTCCACGCTTGGCAAAATCGCGGACGGACTCAAACCGGGCGGCTGGTTCGTGTCCCACCATTTTTCACGGCATCAAACCAACGGCGGGGAAATGGCCAAAGCTTCCCTGGAACTGATCACCCGCCTGGCGGGGTACCCCTCCCACTTCATTGAGCAGGAAGAACTCTCGGAACACCTTGCCTCCGCAGGATTCACGGATGTTCGTTTCGAACCTGTCTCGGCAAAGGGTCTCGGGCTGATGACAGCGGCACGCAAGCCCGCATAGCACGACTGTGGGAAAATCTGACGGAACCACGACCAGGCCCGGCATGATCACCCCGAGCCTGGTCGCACCGTTTGGCTTTGCCTTGCGCACGGACGTACCGCGACAGACCATATCCTCCGTATCTGGGCTTCGAGAAACAATCGCGGCGTCCTGCGATAAAAAGCTTTACTTTGCTCATGGAATGATCCATAAGGAGGAACTCAGCGTGACTGGACGCACGACTATTTCTTACTTCCTACCGGGGAACGCACGTTCCACTTCGGTTCCAAGAACTACTCTCCGTACCAGAGCCAACCAATTTCTGCCTGAGCATCTCAGGTTCGACCGCTGTCGCGCGCAGTCGTCATCATTTCTTCTCACCCAAGGCTCTTATGACCTTTACGAGTTTTTCCTTTGACAAGCGTATCGACGCCTGTGTCAAAGCCTGCGGCTACGAAACGCCGACCCCGATCCAAAATCAAACGATCCCGCTCATCCTTCAAGGCCATGACGTCATGGGACAGGCGCAGACCGGCACTGGTAAAACAGCCGCCTTTGCCCTGCCCATTTTGCAGCGTCTTCTGGACGGCGGCCCTGCCGGGAATACGCCCAAAGCCCTTGTGCTGGCTCCCACCAGGGAGTTGGCTTTGCAGATCAATCAGAATTTCAATGAGCTTTCCCGCAACACCGGAATTCGTACGGCTGTTGTGATTGGCGGCGTGAGCATGGGTTCACAGATCAGAGCCTTGCGCTCTGCCAATATCGTCATCGCCTGCCCGGGCCGTCTCATTGCCCTCCTTGCACAAAAAGCGGTCTCCCTGCGGGGCGTCGAAACCCTGGTGCTTGACGAGGCTGACCGCATGCTCGACATCGGATTCCTGCCCGACATCAAGCGAATCCTTGCCAAGCTCCCGGCCAAACGCCAAAACCTGCTTTTTTCCGCTACCATGCCCAAGGCCATGCAGGTGTTCGCCCGGCAATTGCTTGTGGAACCCAAAAGCGTGAAAATCGACGCAACCTCTCCGGTGGCCAGCATCGAGCATACGTTCTACAGGACGCACAGCAGCGGCAAGACTCGGCTTCTGGAAGATCTGATCAAGCAGACCAAGCACAACAACATGATCATCTTCACCAGGACCAAACGAAAAGCAAAAAAATTGTCGCTCCAGCTGGACAAACGCGGCTACCGGGCCACGTTCCTGCAAGGCAACATGAGCCAGGGACAGCGCGAAAAAGCCCTCAAGGGCTTTTGCTCAGGCAAGTTCCCGATCATGGTGGCCACGGACATCGCTGCCCGCGGTATTGATTGCGACCGCATCACGCACGTGATCAATTATGACATGCCGGATACCGTGGAAGCATACACGCACCGCACGGGCCGAACCGGACGGGCCGGACGGTCGGGAACGGCCGTCAGCCTGGTGACCCAGGACGACGCGGCCCAACTCCGGGCCATCCAGCGAGCCATAAAGATTTCCGTTGAACAACAAACGTTCACCCCGAAATCGCGCACGGTGTCACCAAAGACCACGGAAATGCCCACACGGGACAAGGTGGCCAAGCGTCCCGGCCAGAACCGGAAACGTTCTTCCAGACCCGGGCCGCAAAGCGCATAGCAAGCACGGTCATTGCCCGGCAGCCCGGGTGGCCATGCACAGTTTTCGATATACCTATCGCATTTTCCAACAACGCCAACGCCGCAACAATAACGGCACGGCACAACAACTTAGGAGAAATCATGTCTAAAAACCTATACGTCGGCAATCTGGCCTGGAGCTCTACGGAACAGGAAGTTCGCAACGCTTTTGAAGCCTTTGGCGAAGTGACCTCTGTCAAGCTGATTGAAGATCGCGAGACCGGCCGCCCCCGTGGCTTCGGCTTCGTGGAAATGAGCAACGACTCCGAGGCGCAGGAAGCCATCAACGCTCTGAATGGTCAGGATCTTGGCGGCCGCAACATCAAGGTCAACGAAGCCAAGCCCCGTACGGAGCGTCCGCGCTGGTAGGCTTTGCCTCCACGAGAACGGATACAACGCCGTCCCTCTTGGGGGGCGGCGTTTTCAAATTCACGGAACGACGTTTTTTGATCAACGCCCCCGGCAGGGAAACCACAAAACATCCCCCAACGCCCGATTCGGCGTCCCCGTCGTTTTCGTCCATCGACCCTGTGCACTACACGAGGTGCGAACTCTCCTTAAATACAACACCGTAAAACGCTACCTTTCGTAGCCATTTAAAAAGGGAAGTCTATGGCAAAGCCGAACTACAGCTATGTAAAACGCCAGAAGGAATTGGCGAAAAAGAAAAAGAAAGAAGAAAAAAGGAAAAACAAACTTGCCAAAAAGCTTGCCAATGAAGAGAGCGACAAGTCAGCGGAGGAACAGGACTCTGTGGATGAATCCTAATCCGCCCCTTATTTCCGGGTCCAGGTGATACGCACTTGGACCCCTTTTTTTTGGCATAAGGTCAAAAAACCAGTGCACCCCCAAACGTCGCCACCCGGAATCCGTTGCGGGGCAATGCGCATAACATTCCGTAACACAATACTATTTCTGACTCCCCACGAATCGCGTTATTGTGGTAAACAGGCCCATGCACGACAAGAGCATCCAACAGCGCATTGACACCCTCCGTAAAGACATCAACCTGAACCGAG
The DNA window shown above is from Paucidesulfovibrio gracilis DSM 16080 and carries:
- a CDS encoding XTP/dITP diphosphatase produces the protein MRAVVLATRNQGKIREFSALLHNLGMEVKGLDQFPEIGDIPETGATFLENARIKAEAVAKATGLIAVADDSGLAVDALDGAPGVHSARYAGEHGDADANNAKLLDALDNLPDEQRTARFVCCMYACTPDGTAIHAQESWEGRIAHGYSGQSGFGYDPIFFDPELGRTAAEMAPDEKNARSHRGKALAKLLQQWPGFLAQVAE
- a CDS encoding two-component system sensor histidine kinase NtrB, translating into MSEQQTNHQSLEYQVGIVGDRRSLAVFRDSLGHGTCQGILERTNVRATALFNESTHTQEALPGIPAYGDYQEMLSQHPEINLVLETSGLPRNVAALRGDLPSRVILVERAAAGFFLHLFPPEELWKACRMDLNATQSLLSTVIDQLPEDILFLDTDGLIIGVNQSVLHDLGLPRREIMGRRVKDIFQGMETHRDATSCPAEEPLERTLRTAQPQEALCTSVDPFGRMHYFRVYTSPILEDGVLSRVVFIRRDITQRTEMENRLQQSEKLASIGELSTYIAHEIRNPLFAISGFANSLLRGDNLDEATQNKLGIILDESKRLDTILKSILNFTRPTEQRETECNVLAVARETMDVMDLAARSQKIQTSLEGRPGLPQVRADPELIKQCLINLIKNSLEAMPDGGELRISARLRKGFVALRVADTGHGIPANIRDRVFSPFFSTKGKGAGLGLAMIRKIMDDIGGDVTLTSREGDGTQITLLLPPLLAVAKPSDEG
- the ispD gene encoding 2-C-methyl-D-erythritol 4-phosphate cytidylyltransferase produces the protein MINSNGTTNYAVILAAGSGERMGFSTPKQFLKLAGRTVIEHTLAAFQDHPLIHEIFIVVSPKDRLYLEELLLKNPVPKVTRILGGGATRKDSSWAGVGAIPADALDHANILMHDAVRPFVTRRIITETIEALQHHEAVDVAVPAVDTIISVDDENFIRDIPDRSALRRGQTPQGFRAAVLKKAHELSHADPDCSVTDDCKLILKYNLGDVFVVRGEEKNIKITYPEDLFLADKIFQVNSSALEDGPPLRRIQDKVVTVFGATKGIGQAVMELGEHYGGRMHGFAASSGCDVSNPEDVRLALQHVMQTEGRIDAVVNTAGILRSGRLADRDPADIEREIAVNYLGSINVVRAALPLLQATRGGICLFTSSSFTRGRSLYTIYSSSKAAIVNLVQGVAEEAAPQGVRINAINPERTATPMRVENFGPEPPESLLTARAVAEATIKTLFANFSGTVVDVRRSSASL
- a CDS encoding RNA recognition motif domain-containing protein yields the protein MSKNLYVGNLAWSSTEQEVRNAFEAFGEVTSVKLIEDRETGRPRGFGFVEMSNDSEAQEAINALNGQDLGGRNIKVNEAKPRTERPRW
- the rimO gene encoding 30S ribosomal protein S12 methylthiotransferase RimO, with product MNSNTLRVHAVSLGCPKNRVDTERLLGSLGPEVVPAGHPENADLVLINTCGFIRPAVEESVDAILAVQETIAGMEPRPVLAVAGCLVSRYGQELMHEMPDVDIWLTTREMDRWPELVRGSLARDADPDLPRRLSTGPAYAYLKIGEGCSHRCAFCTIPDIRGPQTSFGVESLAAEAEDLILQGVPELVLVAQDVASYGSDLPVDWDLRTLLERLLPIQGLEWLRLMYLYPAGLTDDLLSFLADAGRPFLPYFDIPMQHAHPDVLKTMGRPFARDPRRVIDRVRQHFDDPALRTSMIVGYPGETDAHFDALCDFVRETRFTHLGVFAYQAEEGTPAAEMDDQVPEGVKEARREELMRIQAAISEDNMERWVGEDIDVLVEAPHEDWPGLYTGRAWFQAPEVDGVVYVSSDPGNPFFPGRIVRAEVQEAKTYDLVALA
- a CDS encoding DEAD/DEAH box helicase — its product is MTFTSFSFDKRIDACVKACGYETPTPIQNQTIPLILQGHDVMGQAQTGTGKTAAFALPILQRLLDGGPAGNTPKALVLAPTRELALQINQNFNELSRNTGIRTAVVIGGVSMGSQIRALRSANIVIACPGRLIALLAQKAVSLRGVETLVLDEADRMLDIGFLPDIKRILAKLPAKRQNLLFSATMPKAMQVFARQLLVEPKSVKIDATSPVASIEHTFYRTHSSGKTRLLEDLIKQTKHNNMIIFTRTKRKAKKLSLQLDKRGYRATFLQGNMSQGQREKALKGFCSGKFPIMVATDIAARGIDCDRITHVINYDMPDTVEAYTHRTGRTGRAGRSGTAVSLVTQDDAAQLRAIQRAIKISVEQQTFTPKSRTVSPKTTEMPTRDKVAKRPGQNRKRSSRPGPQSA
- a CDS encoding CDP-glycerol glycerophosphotransferase family protein gives rise to the protein MELDAKTLALLHRVARLTPAQPRRVAVMGRGQGSFGGNAKYAFLHLLTNAPDLDTFFVTLDPGTYRELRSAGLPCELFPQGDSVQRIASAGTFLADDFHFKDSPLAPLLHNARIVQLWHGVGFKKIGFLEAESGLDLTTERRDYLRRMYSGYDALVSTSPFYTEHLFSTCFESREIIETGYPRNDVFFRRPTRQDMICSSPELYGQVRRLAKERTVALFVPTFRDGGGDFITQAALDLPALDAQLGSINTTLVLKMHSFSNHYQGLRFQNILHCPNHLDIYPLMPLFHGLITDYSSIFTDHLLLDKPQIFFPYDWDDYTGANRELQFDYDWITPGPKARDQQALLEALQDLAAARDTHQEKRHEIARLAFSDHDGNAGQRLLDRMRGWMR
- a CDS encoding methyltransferase, giving the protein MLVTTPQTDFEPIHSMLMNNSLSSKAIIGAVELHIFDRLDGRALTAAALAEEGGWVTTRLEPLLDILVAADLLTRNNGEYTNTPVASEFLVTTAPLYQGDCMALTMRFASSVENAIAELVAGGEVDRTEADNGWALEKVMEGTAQDACGVALPRVVQLVAGLPGFHDFRTMADVGGNHGHYTMGVLEQNPDMRGTIFDLPHVAEQSRLRCERFGFGDRIATQGLDFRKQALPAGQFDLILMSHILYGFKGDLGSTLGKIADGLKPGGWFVSHHFSRHQTNGGEMAKASLELITRLAGYPSHFIEQEELSEHLASAGFTDVRFEPVSAKGLGLMTAARKPA